The Nitrospirota bacterium genomic sequence GCAAGGCGGGTGGTGCCATATCTGCGGTTCATCGCAGAGGCAGGATGTGGCCGGGTCCAAGACCGGGCCGACGGGGCCTCGGGCGCGGTTCGTCCTCTGTCTGCACTGCGGCCACGTGTACCAGGACCCCATGCCCGGCGAGGCGGAACTGTGCCATGCCGACATACGGGATCGGTCCCTGCCGCGGATGGTGGGTCCGGAGACGGGGCATTGGCTGGCCGACCTGGTCGAGCCGGTGGTCCAGCACCGGACCTTGCTGGCAATCCGGTACGGGCTGGATGGGCTGGACCGTCACCATGGCCTGCTCGGCCCCTTTCGGGAGCGGGGCTGGAGCATCTATGAAGTTGCCTCCACGTCGGCGCTGCAAGGCCGACCATCCGAGTCTGCGCTGGACGCACGCCGGCCCTGGCCGCGCAGACCCAGCCGGACGTTTTCGTTGATTCTGGGCGGGCCGGTCGAACGGCTGCCGGACCCGGTGCCCGCGATATGCATGTTTCGACGCCATCTGGATGACGACGGTCTGCTGTTCCTGGCCATGCCCAACTTGTTGGACCCTTGCCCGACCGAGCGGATGGCGCAGGAACTGTTTCGTGGCTCCCATGCCCGCCTCTACAGTCCGGGCATGGCCCAGACCCTTCTGGCGCGGAGCGGGTTTCGAACTGAGGCGCTCAGGATGCATCAAGGCGACGGCATGCTGGGCCTGCTCGGCAAGCCGGAGGAGGCGTCCGAGGACCAGCCCTTTGACGATCCGACTGCGGTCGGGGAATTGTTTCACGTTTTGCAATGGCCGGGGTCCGCCGATCGGTTGGGCTGGAACCTGGCCTCGTTGGCGGAAACCCAGGCCTGGGTGCTCCCCGCCCTGTGTCGGCGGCACGATCAATCGGCCTTCGTCGTGCGCCGCAGCGGGAGGTGCGTGGCGGCGCTGGAGGGCAGGACGGCGGACGGAGATGCGGTTCCGATCGTCAAATGGGGGGAACTGGACGGATATCAGCAGGCCGCGACCGCCCTGTCTCGGCAGGGCGAACAGGAAGAGACGATCATCCAGTTGGGGTTGGGATCGGGCGAACTGGCAGCCTGTCTTGCGGAGCGGCTGAGCAGCCGTGGGCATCTCTTTATCTGGGAGGCGGACCCGGCCCTGGCGAGGAGGACCCTCGAGTTGGTGGACCTGAGTTCGCTCTGGTTGTCTCCCCGGGTCACCCTGCTCCTCGGCGAGGACCCGGTCCTCCCGCCGGCACAGCGGCAGCGCCTGTTCGGGCCGGCCATCCTGCACAGTTCGAATTCAGCGCGATGCTGGAACGTAGCGGCGTACCGCCAGATCCTCGGCCGACTGGACTTGTCCGGCGTGCGGCCGCAGGTGGCGACAGCGGCGACAGGAGGTACGGGGTCATGATCGGGACGAACCACAAACGCCGCACAGGATCGGATCCGGCCGCGGACAAGCGTCTGCTGCTGCTTATCGCCGCCATGACCGCTCTGGCGTTGGTGATGAGCGCGATTGGTCTCCACTATGTCGAGGATCGCCTGATTGCTGCGACGGGGGAAAGCCTGGCCGTATCGGCCGTCGATATTGCGGACAAATTGGACTGGATGTTGGCAGAGCGCTATGGCGATATCCAGGTGATGACGCAGAATCCGGTGCTCAGGGGATCGGATCGGACGGCTGCCACCGCCTGGCTCAATCAGATACAGGATGCCTATCCCGTCTATCTGTGGCTGGGCCTGACGGACCGGGAGGGTCGCATCGTGGCCGCGACATCGCCGGCCAGTCTCGGCCGCGACCGAAGCGGTGCGACCTGGTTTCGGGCCCTGCGAGACGGAGGCGGGATTCAGGTCCAGGACGCGGCGATCACGGAAGAATCCGAGGGGGTGGTGGCGGTCGTCTTTGCCGCGCCGATCATGAATGCTCGGGGAGGGTTTGCGGGGACGCTCGTTGGCCAAGTCGGCCTTCCCGTGCTAGAGGACGCCTTTGCGCGGACCGTGACCGCGTTGCAGGCGCAGCACGGGACCGAGAGCCACATCGAGTACCAATTCCTGGCCCGCGACGGCACCCTGATCGCGGATTCGCGATTGCGGGAAGAGGGGCGGGTGAATCTCAAGCAACTTGGACTCCCGTCCGCACTGCTCTATGAGGCGAGTCCTCCCGGCTACATCGAAGAAATGCACGATCGCCGGAAGGTGACGGTCGTCACGGGATTTTCCCGCACGAAGGGGACCATGGGGTTCTCGGGCTTGCAATGGGGCGTTCTGATTCGCATCGATAAGCACGACATTCTCGGTCCGATCACCGGGTTCCTGTGGAAATTGGGCCTGGCCTACGCCGTGGTGTTGCTGCCGATGCTCGGCGTCCTGTTCTGGACCACCCATCGCATCGTGCGGTCCGGCCGGGAACTTGAGCGCAAGAACACCGAACTTGTGGACATGCGCGACCAAGCGCTGCAAGCGGCCCGGTCGAAGGCGGCGTTTCTATCGACCATGAGCCACGAGATCCGCACCCCCATGAACGGGGTGATCGGCATGACGGGGATGCTGTTGGAAACGGAGCTGACGGAGGAGCAGCGCGAGTATGTCGGCATTGTGCAGCGATCCGGCGAAGCCCTGCTCGCCATCATTAACGACATCCTGGACTTCTCCAAGAATGAAGCGGGCAAGCTCCATCTGGAGTGCTTGGAATTCGATCTGCGCGAGGCGATGGATGAAGTGCTGGACTTGCTGGCCGAGCGGGCCCAAGCCAAGGGGTTGGAATTGGTCTGTCACGCCGGGCCGGACGTGCCCTCGCTTGTGCGTGGGGACCCGGGACGCATCCGCCAGATACTGACCAACCTTGTCAGCAATGCGATCAAATTTACCGAGCGCGGCGAGGTGGTCGTTCGCGTTGAACGCGACATCGCAAATGATGAATGCGAAACGATGAATGATGAATTGGCAACAACGAGCGGGGCCTCCGACATGCATCGTTCATCGTGCATCGTGTTGCGTTTCTCGGTCACCGACACCGGTATCGGACTGACTCCGGAAAGCCGGCTCAACCTGTTTCAGCCGTTTTCGCAGGCCGACGGTTCGATCACCAGAAAGTACGGAGGGACCGGTCTTGGTCTGGCCATTTGCAAGCAATTGGCCACGGCGATGGGAGGAGAGATGGGCGTAGTCAGCGAACCGGGCCGGGGCAGCACCTTCTGGTTCACCCTACGACTGGACCGGACGTCGGCCGACGCTGTTCTGCCGTCGGAGTCCGATCTGCGCGGGGTGCGGGCGTGTGTGGTGGATGACCATGACGGCAACCGCCGTATGCTGGAGGC encodes the following:
- a CDS encoding response regulator, with product MAGVRRSVGLEPGLVGGNPGLGAPRPVSAARSIGLRRAPQREVRGGAGGQDGGRRCGSDRQMGGTGRISAGRDRPVSAGRTGRDDHPVGVGIGRTGSLSCGAAEQPWASLYLGGGPGPGEEDPRVGGPEFALVVSPGHPAPRRGPGPPAGTAAAPVRAGHPAQFEFSAMLERSGVPPDPRPTGLVRRAAAGGDSGDRRYGVMIGTNHKRRTGSDPAADKRLLLLIAAMTALALVMSAIGLHYVEDRLIAATGESLAVSAVDIADKLDWMLAERYGDIQVMTQNPVLRGSDRTAATAWLNQIQDAYPVYLWLGLTDREGRIVAATSPASLGRDRSGATWFRALRDGGGIQVQDAAITEESEGVVAVVFAAPIMNARGGFAGTLVGQVGLPVLEDAFARTVTALQAQHGTESHIEYQFLARDGTLIADSRLREEGRVNLKQLGLPSALLYEASPPGYIEEMHDRRKVTVVTGFSRTKGTMGFSGLQWGVLIRIDKHDILGPITGFLWKLGLAYAVVLLPMLGVLFWTTHRIVRSGRELERKNTELVDMRDQALQAARSKAAFLSTMSHEIRTPMNGVIGMTGMLLETELTEEQREYVGIVQRSGEALLAIINDILDFSKNEAGKLHLECLEFDLREAMDEVLDLLAERAQAKGLELVCHAGPDVPSLVRGDPGRIRQILTNLVSNAIKFTERGEVVVRVERDIANDECETMNDELATTSGASDMHRSSCIVLRFSVTDTGIGLTPESRLNLFQPFSQADGSITRKYGGTGLGLAICKQLATAMGGEMGVVSEPGRGSTFWFTLRLDRTSADAVLPSESDLRGVRACVVDDHDGNRRMLEACLKVWGVESVSAVDGLRGLAALRGAAQCGKPCEVAILDMHMPGMSGLELAQAIRDDASLAGIRLVLLTSWGQHHEAEAAKKAGVDIYLTKPVRHGQLRRCLASVLAQPSVGQLSASTVPTDRPSDVLPSSLLVRVLVAEDNVTNQKVAARMLAKLGCRVDVVANGLEAVEAQGRIAYDVILMDCQMPELDGLEATRRIRERETCEWEMANREAQAGSDSANRSGSPFTVHRS